The proteins below come from a single bacterium genomic window:
- the recR gene encoding recombination mediator RecR: MDHTAPAIRHAARTREGGEFQSPSLERLVRALSRLPGLGRKSATRIALDLLREDAASPRELSEALAEARANVRHCGRCGAITEADPCAICTSPSREPHQLCVVASPVDVLPFEKAGFYRGRYFVLGRLLSPLDGVRAEDLPFARLATRVEQDGIGEMILALDASVEGEATSLYIQRMFSGRDLRLSRLATGIPVGGALAYTDEATLHRAFQFRRDF; this comes from the coding sequence ATGGACCACACCGCCCCCGCCATCCGCCACGCCGCCCGGACCCGCGAGGGCGGCGAGTTCCAGTCCCCCTCGCTGGAGCGGTTGGTCCGCGCCCTGAGCCGGTTGCCCGGCCTCGGGCGCAAGTCGGCCACCCGCATCGCCCTGGACCTGCTGCGCGAGGACGCCGCGTCGCCCCGCGAACTGTCCGAAGCGCTCGCCGAGGCCCGCGCCAACGTCCGCCACTGCGGCCGCTGCGGCGCCATCACCGAAGCCGACCCCTGCGCCATCTGCACGTCCCCGTCGCGGGAGCCGCACCAGCTCTGCGTGGTGGCCTCGCCCGTGGACGTCCTGCCCTTCGAGAAGGCCGGCTTCTACCGCGGCCGCTACTTCGTGCTCGGCCGCCTGCTGTCCCCCCTGGACGGCGTGCGGGCCGAGGACCTGCCGTTCGCGCGGCTGGCCACGCGCGTGGAGCAGGACGGGATCGGCGAGATGATCCTGGCCCTCGACGCGAGCGTCGAAGGCGAGGCGACCTCCCTCTACATCCAGCGCATGTTCAGCGGGCGCGACCTGCGCCTCAGCCGCCTCGCCACGGGCATCCCCGTGGGCGGCGCGCTGGCCTACACCGACGAGGCGACCCTGCACCGGGCCTTCCAGTTCCGCCGGGATTTTTAG
- a CDS encoding YbaB/EbfC family nucleoid-associated protein, with the protein MRALMKQAQQMQKQMQETQEQLAQREVAAEVAGGQVVAVMNGRHQLVSLTIRPETVDPQDVEFLQDLVVSAVNEAVRRVDEMVEKEMGALTGGLKLPGM; encoded by the coding sequence ATGCGCGCCCTGATGAAGCAGGCCCAGCAGATGCAGAAGCAGATGCAGGAGACCCAGGAGCAGCTGGCCCAGCGCGAGGTCGCGGCCGAGGTCGCCGGCGGCCAGGTCGTCGCCGTGATGAACGGCCGCCACCAGCTCGTCTCGCTGACCATCCGACCCGAGACCGTCGACCCGCAGGACGTGGAGTTCCTCCAGGACCTGGTCGTCAGCGCGGTCAACGAGGCGGTGCGCCGCGTCGACGAGATGGTCGAGAAGGAGATGGGCGCCCTGACCGGCGGCCTGAAGCTGCCGGGGATGTAG